A region of Fibrobacter succinogenes subsp. succinogenes S85 DNA encodes the following proteins:
- a CDS encoding NUDIX hydrolase, whose protein sequence is MKPWKLLSSEFLVDAPWLKVAKETCELPSGKVIDDFYTLWQPDWVLILARTKEGKWVMTEQYRHGTGKIALEFPAGIIDKGETPEEAAVRELQEECGYRLEEGRCPLSGGHDNVAYIGSFPVNPDRHRGKFHVVFIDGVERLGKTSFDDTEDIETFLYTDEEFQAKVADGTFNHPLQIAGYFKWKLSQSASRF, encoded by the coding sequence ATGAAACCGTGGAAATTGTTGAGTTCGGAATTTTTGGTGGATGCGCCGTGGTTGAAGGTCGCGAAGGAAACGTGCGAACTGCCGAGCGGCAAGGTCATCGATGATTTTTATACGTTATGGCAACCCGACTGGGTTTTGATTCTTGCACGCACAAAGGAAGGCAAGTGGGTCATGACGGAACAGTACCGCCACGGAACGGGAAAGATTGCGCTTGAGTTTCCGGCAGGGATTATAGACAAAGGCGAAACACCAGAAGAGGCCGCCGTCAGAGAACTGCAAGAAGAATGCGGTTATCGCCTCGAAGAAGGGAGATGCCCGCTCAGTGGCGGGCATGACAACGTAGCCTACATCGGGTCGTTCCCGGTGAATCCAGATAGGCATCGCGGGAAGTTCCACGTGGTGTTTATCGATGGCGTGGAACGCTTGGGCAAAACGAGCTTTGACGATACGGAAGATATCGAAACGTTCCTGTACACGGACGAGGAATTCCAGGCAAAAGTTGCCGACGGCACGTTCAATCACCCGCTTCAAATCGCAGGCTATTTCAAGTGGAAATTATCGCAATCCGCCTCCCGATTTTAA
- a CDS encoding polysaccharide deacetylase family protein, producing MNYKKISIASVAVGMFAAGAAFAQDAEIATWSGFRKGAASFTFDDGAPSHVTDAGPMFKKYGYKATFNLVVNWNPNWSGFQGLADEGHEIASHSNSHGNNMSGEEASSKKNIESHIKQKYGIITVAYPNCNVPNESAVKQNYIVGRICNGSWKGMNDEMGKDGPSNWAQVPATMTGAEGQLKSTNDFTGRMQKVIQSNGWAAFLTHGFQGKNNGNANYSPTDINAIDGALKWAQQNDKDIWVAPMGHVAMYLKERKASKIEPQDGGAANTMAFELKHSIADNISKYDYPLSIRVKSDWKKVEVTQDGAKLESKVDGGYIYFDAVPNAGKIVVKNAAAAAPESSSSAEPPQSSSSEPEVSSSSTTALPTQAFDGRHLAAYVDASGYITVQNAQGLSITVFNSLGNVVRTTKGLGLEQKVYTGAKGVYVVKIGNKAWSLKIK from the coding sequence ATGAACTACAAAAAAATTTCTATTGCCTCTGTCGCAGTTGGAATGTTCGCAGCAGGCGCCGCATTCGCGCAGGATGCAGAAATCGCAACCTGGTCGGGTTTCCGCAAGGGTGCAGCGTCTTTCACGTTCGATGATGGCGCACCGAGCCACGTGACCGACGCTGGTCCGATGTTCAAGAAGTATGGCTACAAGGCTACCTTCAACCTGGTGGTGAACTGGAACCCCAACTGGAGCGGATTCCAGGGCCTGGCCGACGAAGGGCACGAAATCGCAAGCCACAGCAATAGCCACGGCAATAACATGAGTGGCGAAGAAGCTTCTTCGAAAAAAAATATCGAAAGCCATATCAAACAGAAATACGGTATTATCACTGTCGCCTACCCGAACTGCAACGTGCCTAACGAAAGCGCGGTCAAGCAGAACTACATCGTGGGCCGTATCTGCAACGGCAGCTGGAAGGGCATGAATGATGAAATGGGCAAGGATGGCCCGAGCAACTGGGCCCAGGTCCCTGCCACCATGACCGGTGCCGAAGGCCAGCTCAAGAGCACGAACGACTTTACCGGCAGAATGCAGAAAGTTATTCAGAGCAACGGCTGGGCGGCATTCCTCACTCACGGTTTCCAAGGCAAGAACAACGGCAACGCCAACTACTCCCCGACGGATATCAACGCCATCGATGGCGCGCTCAAATGGGCCCAGCAGAACGATAAGGACATCTGGGTTGCCCCGATGGGCCATGTCGCCATGTACCTCAAGGAACGCAAGGCCTCTAAAATCGAACCGCAGGACGGTGGGGCAGCAAACACGATGGCTTTTGAACTCAAGCACAGCATCGCAGACAACATTTCCAAGTACGATTATCCGCTTTCTATTCGCGTAAAGAGCGACTGGAAGAAGGTCGAAGTCACGCAGGATGGCGCAAAGCTCGAATCCAAGGTCGACGGCGGTTACATTTACTTTGATGCAGTCCCGAACGCAGGCAAGATTGTCGTGAAGAACGCCGCCGCAGCCGCTCCGGAATCTTCCAGCAGCGCTGAACCGCCACAGTCCAGCTCCAGCGAACCGGAAGTTTCTTCAAGCAGCACAACCGCTCTCCCAACGCAAGCATTTGACGGTCGCCACCTCGCAGCCTACGTGGACGCAAGCGGTTACATCACCGTTCAGAACGCCCAGGGTTTGAGCATCACAGTGTTCAACAGCCTCGGTAACGTTGTCCGCACTACAAAGGGTCTTGGCCTTGAACAGAAAGTTTACACCGGCGCCAAGGGTGTATACGTGGTAAAAATCGGCAATAAAGCCTGGTCTTTGAAGATCAAGTAA
- a CDS encoding fibro-slime domain-containing protein: MDKKTMKNRIKSFKLWVLSCAMLIAGVQSASASLTGCEGTVYLKLPDSWTAAYSAAGGQFVAFSKSTTYTGWYEISSTKIGGTNGATEFFISKALNDYGQQGGITKTTIGANVQFDQGKGFSCADFGTKTNELWIQPDFSDPTKPLVQGEPPDVKYFYVFLPDDKIWKSSDPIIVENGKERKMNIDENCGWYYRRYVNESLPTEVIIRRDDDTELKYAIGMDGEKGYNNGDAAIPIDLEGMFDNFKSDATFAGSLFFVADEKQAAALPSDFAGWYVDRPDIHGNCSYNLAAIIYDTDASLHPAFSCWSQGGEGCQAMTGVAAQGVDKTVALAAIDACIGVTSGLVESTLDKATKKPKLSTKGKKCFIDDAYFNQLFNYTAGVNEMTCFDMPFSRAKDGKWEFNSDDYVSPGMKIEVPGGFYPAEATDALKLEEAKAGQTPVPAARTKRYAQGPAYYGAALRAIDPATDMPVIDVYCNGPGWKKGHDCEGIFGDGTVTEAQIRSDLDLTNGDLIIGWDDVNNAPDGWPIFAGGSETLATSTTTTKSTRWESKEGVASGNGGRNQHFCFESHANFRFKPGLKFNFRGDDDIWVFIDNKLAVDLGGTHLAAPGYVDLDTFMPNAKTDSTYDIDIFFCDRRTTMSNVRIKTNMFIEQNTGIEYEGFQNLEQWKLTGDNEFELCFTQSGAGNCAAQVGAASTKLCGEQIKAAGHTIAYQFTRNDPTGSAPGSIIVSEEDFAANPVQLEGIIDVTNPGKPVVNEKKLMESLSQGTYYLRIKIDTEIATMSWTIKGSVGLTSRNAVVEADGKTSAEIPFVSSAMASDKKTTADGMIRLLVAPVVDPCAGNAACTTPLKLNPSVGDEYSLVSTNTKAVFYEMKGGVLTQFDPSRTRKIGAGGIDTIYVTVPFSEFDVSDVEKVTVNVKQSSLKAELSFFVPKIVFVTSETSLEQPDMTKDLEKMKLEMVDFYILALDQNNNPCLTCNFDLGRGSQTSAGIKIVTGADNTISVKDGRATVTIYSELTYERGGTNGVAALHLTGPAPTLMSALYPNLIFSEPPVPMPKFADIFDVHGETPTTEMNVEAPYFSMQTEYLDGIADSIVIYYAREFHKDSLPGKIAIFWEEDAKDSVLFEKDEVAAGAYCGMPAASADSLCAPKITLGGKKLSKKVKTGGVGKIKSWATYMSRGTVVTQDYSCTIYDRIAPVIIGARAKTEASSETVKLTIQFSEPIQKSTDAAAEGDKMLSFFINNGKATGFYEHIPLLTGTSFPEGSTNENLTLLYSQKNSSGVFPQSGDYIHFRHLMITDQSDYMTYPGADTIRPADDASFKWNVATGYDPLGSGRKPSPWALISGQVNSYAVRLIPDAKGGIPKTPGEAANLDVVEVFTYDAAKDDDDFRKDIRAGQGEFEKYGFIPHGWYVKSDMGNLIESEDQFVNADKKNVFFDYELQFFTNLGSFVASQKGRIYCDDDENMKNNRKYYFGGAGHNCVENRKNFFIVWNMKSKQNRLVGSGAYITKLNSYVQLDTFGKKNKIEKSEMWGVRHNAKTIGSFPSLLP; the protein is encoded by the coding sequence ATGGATAAAAAAACAATGAAGAACAGAATCAAATCCTTTAAATTGTGGGTGTTGAGCTGTGCTATGCTCATTGCCGGTGTTCAAAGTGCATCGGCATCATTGACCGGGTGTGAGGGAACCGTTTATCTAAAGTTGCCTGATAGTTGGACTGCCGCTTATTCTGCTGCTGGTGGCCAGTTTGTGGCTTTTTCAAAGAGTACGACGTATACCGGTTGGTACGAAATTAGCTCTACCAAAATCGGTGGTACGAACGGAGCTACAGAATTCTTTATCTCGAAGGCTCTGAATGACTATGGCCAGCAGGGTGGTATTACCAAGACCACTATTGGCGCCAATGTCCAGTTTGATCAGGGTAAGGGCTTCTCTTGCGCCGATTTCGGTACAAAGACGAACGAACTCTGGATTCAGCCTGATTTCTCGGATCCGACCAAGCCGTTAGTTCAGGGTGAACCGCCTGACGTCAAGTATTTCTATGTGTTCTTGCCGGATGACAAGATTTGGAAGAGCTCCGATCCTATCATTGTCGAAAATGGCAAAGAACGTAAGATGAACATTGACGAAAACTGCGGCTGGTACTACAGACGCTATGTCAATGAATCTCTCCCGACCGAAGTCATTATCCGTCGTGATGATGATACCGAACTCAAGTATGCTATCGGTATGGATGGCGAAAAGGGTTATAACAACGGCGATGCTGCTATTCCAATAGATTTGGAAGGCATGTTTGATAACTTTAAGTCGGATGCTACCTTTGCTGGCTCTCTCTTCTTTGTCGCTGACGAAAAGCAGGCTGCCGCACTTCCGAGTGATTTTGCTGGTTGGTATGTCGACAGGCCGGATATTCACGGTAACTGCTCTTACAACCTCGCTGCTATTATTTACGATACTGACGCTAGCTTGCATCCGGCATTCTCTTGCTGGAGCCAGGGTGGTGAAGGCTGCCAGGCTATGACTGGTGTTGCCGCTCAGGGTGTTGACAAGACTGTTGCCCTTGCTGCTATCGATGCTTGTATCGGTGTTACTTCTGGCCTTGTGGAAAGCACCTTGGATAAGGCTACCAAGAAGCCGAAGCTCTCTACGAAGGGTAAGAAGTGCTTTATTGACGACGCTTACTTCAACCAGTTGTTCAACTACACCGCTGGTGTGAACGAAATGACTTGCTTTGATATGCCGTTTAGCCGTGCAAAAGATGGCAAGTGGGAATTTAATTCCGATGACTATGTCAGCCCGGGTATGAAGATTGAAGTTCCGGGTGGTTTCTATCCGGCAGAAGCTACGGACGCCCTCAAGCTTGAAGAAGCTAAGGCTGGCCAGACTCCGGTTCCGGCAGCTCGTACCAAGCGTTATGCTCAGGGTCCTGCTTACTATGGTGCCGCTCTCCGCGCCATTGATCCGGCTACGGATATGCCTGTTATTGACGTCTATTGCAATGGCCCGGGTTGGAAGAAGGGGCATGATTGCGAAGGTATCTTTGGCGACGGTACTGTTACCGAAGCCCAGATCCGCTCTGATTTGGACCTTACGAATGGCGATTTGATTATTGGCTGGGATGATGTCAATAACGCTCCTGATGGCTGGCCGATTTTTGCGGGTGGTTCTGAAACTTTGGCTACCTCTACGACCACGACTAAGTCTACTCGTTGGGAATCTAAGGAAGGTGTTGCTTCTGGCAATGGTGGCCGTAACCAGCACTTCTGCTTCGAATCTCATGCTAACTTCCGTTTCAAGCCGGGTCTGAAGTTCAACTTCCGCGGTGACGACGACATTTGGGTCTTTATCGATAACAAGCTTGCTGTGGACCTCGGTGGTACTCACCTTGCAGCACCGGGCTATGTGGACTTGGATACGTTCATGCCGAACGCCAAGACCGACTCTACCTATGATATCGATATCTTCTTCTGCGACCGCCGTACGACGATGAGTAACGTCCGTATCAAGACGAACATGTTCATCGAACAGAATACGGGTATTGAATACGAAGGCTTCCAGAACCTTGAACAGTGGAAGCTCACTGGCGATAACGAATTCGAACTTTGCTTTACCCAGTCTGGTGCCGGTAACTGCGCTGCCCAGGTTGGTGCCGCAAGCACAAAACTCTGCGGTGAACAGATTAAGGCCGCCGGTCATACCATTGCTTACCAGTTCACCAGAAATGATCCGACTGGCTCTGCTCCTGGTTCCATAATTGTTTCTGAAGAAGATTTCGCCGCTAATCCGGTCCAGCTCGAAGGCATTATCGATGTGACGAACCCGGGTAAGCCGGTTGTCAACGAAAAGAAGTTGATGGAAAGCCTCTCTCAGGGTACGTACTATCTGCGCATCAAGATTGATACCGAAATTGCAACGATGTCCTGGACCATTAAGGGTAGCGTTGGCCTTACTTCTCGTAACGCTGTCGTTGAAGCCGATGGCAAGACGAGCGCTGAAATTCCGTTTGTCTCTTCTGCTATGGCTTCGGACAAAAAGACTACTGCCGACGGTATGATTCGTCTCCTCGTCGCTCCGGTTGTTGATCCGTGTGCAGGTAACGCAGCTTGCACGACTCCGCTCAAGTTGAACCCGTCTGTCGGTGATGAATACTCCTTGGTATCTACCAATACAAAGGCCGTGTTCTACGAAATGAAGGGCGGTGTACTTACCCAGTTCGATCCGAGCAGAACTCGCAAGATTGGTGCTGGTGGTATCGATACTATTTATGTCACGGTTCCGTTCTCTGAATTTGACGTGAGCGACGTTGAAAAGGTGACCGTCAATGTTAAGCAGAGCTCTCTCAAGGCTGAACTTTCCTTCTTCGTTCCGAAGATTGTGTTTGTGACCTCCGAGACCTCTTTGGAGCAGCCTGATATGACCAAGGACCTTGAAAAGATGAAGCTCGAAATGGTCGACTTCTACATTCTCGCCCTTGACCAGAACAACAATCCTTGCTTGACCTGTAACTTTGATTTGGGCCGCGGATCTCAGACCTCAGCTGGTATCAAGATTGTTACGGGTGCCGATAATACTATCTCTGTCAAAGATGGCCGTGCAACGGTGACTATCTATTCTGAACTCACGTACGAACGTGGAGGCACAAATGGTGTTGCAGCCCTCCACTTGACGGGTCCGGCTCCGACTTTGATGTCTGCCCTCTATCCGAACTTGATCTTTAGCGAACCTCCGGTTCCGATGCCGAAGTTTGCTGATATCTTTGACGTTCATGGTGAAACACCGACGACGGAAATGAATGTTGAAGCTCCGTACTTCAGCATGCAGACAGAATACCTCGATGGTATCGCAGACTCCATTGTCATCTACTACGCTCGTGAATTCCATAAGGACTCTCTCCCGGGCAAGATCGCTATCTTCTGGGAAGAAGACGCTAAGGATTCTGTGCTCTTTGAAAAGGACGAAGTTGCTGCAGGTGCTTATTGCGGTATGCCTGCTGCATCTGCCGACTCCTTGTGCGCTCCGAAAATCACTCTTGGCGGCAAGAAGCTCTCCAAGAAGGTGAAGACGGGTGGCGTGGGTAAGATTAAGTCCTGGGCTACTTACATGTCTCGTGGTACCGTGGTCACGCAGGATTACTCTTGCACGATTTACGACCGTATTGCTCCGGTTATCATCGGTGCGAGAGCCAAGACCGAAGCTTCTAGCGAAACGGTGAAGCTTACTATCCAGTTCTCTGAACCGATTCAGAAGTCTACCGATGCTGCTGCTGAAGGCGACAAGATGCTTTCCTTCTTCATCAATAACGGCAAGGCAACTGGTTTCTATGAACACATCCCGCTTTTGACGGGTACTTCCTTCCCGGAAGGTTCGACCAACGAAAACCTCACGTTGCTCTACAGCCAGAAGAATAGCTCCGGTGTATTCCCGCAGTCTGGTGACTACATCCACTTCAGACATCTCATGATTACCGATCAGTCTGACTATATGACCTATCCGGGGGCTGATACGATTCGTCCGGCTGATGATGCCTCTTTCAAGTGGAACGTCGCTACGGGTTATGATCCTCTCGGTTCTGGCCGTAAGCCGTCTCCGTGGGCTCTGATCTCTGGTCAAGTTAACTCCTATGCTGTAAGACTCATTCCGGATGCCAAGGGTGGCATTCCGAAGACTCCGGGTGAAGCTGCAAACCTCGATGTTGTGGAAGTCTTTACCTATGATGCTGCTAAGGACGATGATGACTTCAGAAAGGATATCCGTGCTGGTCAGGGCGAATTTGAAAAGTATGGCTTCATTCCTCATGGCTGGTATGTCAAGAGCGATATGGGCAATTTGATTGAATCGGAAGACCAGTTCGTCAATGCCGACAAGAAGAACGTGTTCTTTGATTATGAACTCCAGTTCTTCACGAATCTTGGTTCGTTTGTCGCTAGCCAGAAGGGCCGCATCTATTGCGATGACGATGAAAACATGAAGAACAACAGAAAGTACTACTTCGGTGGTGCAGGTCACAACTGCGTTGAGAACCGCAAGAACTTCTTCATCGTTTGGAACATGAAGTCCAAGCAGAATCGTCTCGTTGGTTCTGGTGCCTACATTACCAAGCTCAACTCCTACGTGCAGCTTGATACCTTCGGCAAGAAGAACAAGATTGAAAAGTCTGAAATGTGGGGCGTCCGCCATAACGCAAAGACGATTGGCAGCTTCCCGTCATTGCTCCCGTAA
- a CDS encoding MATE family efflux transporter, protein MEDVINNKKLNAMGTASIPKIVLQFSVPAIISMLVEALYNIVDRYFVGQGVGSLGIGGITICFPIALFIMAMSMMVGVGGNTLFAIRLGERKYQQAAIILNNSFVLLIIMAVSSFTLGQIFMEPLLKLFGASDQLLPVASSYMRIILCGAIFQTIVPGMNHFIRSMGHPKTAMTRVMIGAGSNVILDWLFIMKFNWGIEGAAWATVLSQFIGGLAVMQFFVKKTTPIKVNRRYMKLRLPYVRKIFILGLPPSIMQISNSLVNAILARSLTSYGTRDLPIVNGMTGGDQAIAAFGILMSIVSMIVLPLMGFVTGSQPIIGYNYGAKYNNRVRDALKFTMLYATAFIVIAWILMMTNTLAFVAPFVPNDQNMQQLTCKALRTFICMMPFVPLGMVSGNFFQGTGKAWRSMFLNACRQLILLIPFLFIMPRFFGLRGVFMAQPIADFVTAFIAIIMLRAELKNIPRI, encoded by the coding sequence ATGGAAGATGTAATAAACAATAAAAAACTTAACGCGATGGGGACGGCAAGTATCCCGAAGATTGTCTTGCAGTTTTCGGTCCCTGCCATCATCAGTATGCTCGTCGAAGCGCTCTACAATATTGTGGACCGCTATTTCGTGGGTCAGGGCGTCGGTAGCCTTGGCATCGGCGGCATCACCATCTGCTTTCCGATTGCCCTTTTCATTATGGCGATGTCCATGATGGTTGGCGTGGGTGGCAACACGCTTTTTGCCATCCGTCTCGGCGAACGCAAGTACCAGCAGGCAGCCATTATCCTCAACAACTCCTTTGTATTGCTCATCATTATGGCGGTGAGCTCCTTTACGCTTGGCCAGATTTTCATGGAGCCGCTCCTCAAGCTCTTTGGCGCTAGCGACCAGCTTTTGCCTGTGGCCTCGAGTTACATGCGCATCATCTTGTGCGGTGCGATTTTCCAGACGATTGTCCCCGGCATGAACCACTTTATCCGCAGCATGGGCCACCCGAAAACGGCCATGACCCGCGTGATGATTGGCGCTGGCAGTAACGTGATTCTAGACTGGCTTTTCATCATGAAGTTCAACTGGGGCATTGAGGGCGCTGCTTGGGCGACTGTCTTGAGCCAGTTCATCGGCGGCCTTGCCGTGATGCAGTTCTTCGTGAAAAAGACGACGCCTATCAAGGTCAACCGCCGTTACATGAAGCTCCGCCTCCCGTATGTGCGCAAAATCTTCATTCTTGGCCTTCCGCCGAGCATTATGCAGATTAGCAACAGCCTTGTGAACGCCATTTTGGCCCGCAGCCTCACATCGTATGGTACTCGTGACTTGCCGATAGTGAACGGTATGACGGGAGGCGACCAGGCAATTGCCGCATTCGGAATCCTGATGAGTATCGTCTCCATGATTGTTTTGCCACTTATGGGCTTTGTGACGGGCTCTCAACCGATTATCGGGTACAATTACGGCGCAAAGTACAACAACCGTGTCCGTGACGCGCTCAAGTTCACCATGCTCTATGCAACGGCGTTCATCGTGATTGCGTGGATTCTCATGATGACGAATACGCTTGCGTTTGTGGCGCCTTTTGTGCCGAACGACCAGAACATGCAACAGCTCACGTGCAAAGCTCTCCGCACCTTCATTTGCATGATGCCGTTTGTACCGCTAGGTATGGTGTCGGGTAACTTTTTCCAGGGAACGGGCAAAGCCTGGCGTTCGATGTTCCTAAACGCTTGCCGTCAGCTTATTTTGCTGATTCCGTTCCTGTTTATTATGCCGCGTTTCTTCGGACTCCGTGGCGTGTTCATGGCTCAGCCCATCGCGGACTTTGTGACGGCCTTTATCGCCATCATCATGCTCCGCGCCGAACTCAAAAACATCCCGCGCATCTAG
- a CDS encoding TIGR02147 family protein, protein MKPITEYQDYRKYMLDYFEWRKRSSVFSWREFSKIAGFSSPSYLKLVCDGKSSLSRVGVPLVAAAMDLNDFEQEYFKLMVEFTNAKDDDKKKEAFLKMKGLADEQRARVLDADAFDYYETAVNSVVRELAPLMPGALPGEIAKKIKHTFTAQQVRDSLKLLVKLDLLKSLGENVYEQTDKVITGSGEALKLALRSMNGQMIDLAREAIEKIAPGERNISGVTIGVDEATVIRISEEVDRFRKQVIAIASESKKINQVYRLNLQLFPLTEKV, encoded by the coding sequence ATGAAACCGATAACAGAATATCAAGATTACCGAAAGTACATGCTTGATTATTTTGAATGGCGAAAGAGAAGTTCTGTGTTCTCGTGGCGCGAATTTTCCAAAATCGCCGGATTCTCGTCGCCATCATACTTAAAACTTGTATGTGATGGCAAGAGCTCGCTGAGCCGCGTGGGCGTCCCGCTTGTGGCTGCCGCGATGGACTTGAATGATTTTGAACAGGAGTATTTCAAGCTCATGGTTGAATTCACGAATGCCAAAGACGATGACAAGAAAAAAGAAGCGTTCCTCAAAATGAAGGGGCTTGCAGACGAACAGCGTGCTAGAGTGTTGGATGCTGATGCGTTTGATTACTACGAAACGGCAGTGAATTCCGTTGTTCGTGAACTTGCTCCGTTGATGCCTGGCGCACTTCCGGGTGAAATTGCCAAGAAAATCAAGCATACGTTTACGGCGCAACAGGTCCGTGATTCATTAAAGCTTTTGGTGAAACTTGATTTGCTTAAGTCACTTGGCGAGAACGTCTACGAACAGACAGACAAAGTCATTACGGGTTCAGGTGAAGCGCTTAAGCTTGCGCTCCGCTCCATGAATGGTCAGATGATAGACCTTGCCCGTGAAGCTATTGAAAAAATCGCTCCGGGTGAACGCAACATTTCGGGTGTGACGATTGGCGTTGACGAAGCTACAGTAATACGCATCTCTGAAGAAGTGGATCGTTTCCGCAAACAAGTTATTGCTATCGCTAGCGAATCCAAGAAGATCAACCAAGTTTATCGTTTAAATTTACAGCTTTTCCCGCTGACGGAAAAAGTGTAA
- a CDS encoding NAD(P)-dependent oxidoreductase, with translation MDLQSILSSVLDEVYEKNEYPALAALESEWTHTRPFDGLRVLVATPIYRNTMTEYRALVAGGADLLVGFSEFNDPDVVDFMREWGVPVVTPAEMLEAESRGEFVDLVLDCAGPFAVLHPKIGFVELTRSGVHYYKDAEKPVYVADSGIVKRIETSLGTGDGYFRGLEKLGLGGDFEGKKLLVFGSGKVGSGIALQGVRRGCNVTVVTDLKRGQSQTANSENAEHSAAPETMPAGDFSAVLEQNDVAVVDCHDYATVASLIENSDFVVTATGVKNALAAPELTEALLSTKAILANMGVEDEYGEAVPTEKVLNDKGPLNFILEEPTHLKYIDTSLALHAALAERLVQEAATLEDSSDAASAEISAGLRFPPQEIEQRLLTIAIQNGVIGPEICSMLGGIPTEMD, from the coding sequence ATGGATTTACAGTCGATTCTCTCCTCCGTTCTGGACGAAGTTTACGAAAAAAACGAATACCCCGCACTTGCGGCGCTTGAAAGCGAATGGACACATACCCGTCCGTTTGATGGCCTCCGCGTGCTGGTGGCAACCCCGATTTACCGCAACACCATGACTGAATACCGTGCTCTCGTGGCGGGCGGAGCCGACCTTCTTGTGGGTTTTTCGGAATTTAACGACCCCGATGTCGTGGACTTTATGAGGGAATGGGGTGTACCCGTCGTAACGCCTGCCGAAATGCTCGAAGCCGAATCTCGTGGCGAGTTTGTGGACTTGGTGCTCGACTGTGCGGGGCCTTTTGCGGTACTCCACCCGAAAATTGGCTTTGTGGAACTCACACGTTCGGGTGTACACTATTATAAAGATGCCGAAAAACCGGTTTACGTCGCCGATAGCGGTATCGTAAAGCGGATCGAAACCTCCCTGGGTACAGGCGATGGCTATTTCCGCGGTCTCGAAAAATTGGGCCTTGGAGGCGATTTCGAAGGCAAGAAGTTATTGGTTTTTGGTAGTGGCAAAGTTGGTTCCGGAATTGCGCTCCAGGGCGTGCGCCGAGGCTGCAATGTGACCGTTGTGACGGACTTGAAACGCGGGCAGTCTCAAACAGCGAATTCCGAAAATGCTGAACATTCCGCGGCTCCTGAAACAATGCCTGCAGGCGATTTTTCTGCCGTCCTTGAGCAAAATGACGTGGCTGTCGTGGATTGCCATGACTATGCAACTGTCGCCTCCTTGATTGAAAATTCCGATTTTGTTGTGACGGCGACGGGTGTCAAAAATGCCCTTGCAGCCCCGGAATTGACGGAAGCACTTCTCTCGACCAAGGCAATTCTTGCCAATATGGGTGTCGAAGATGAATACGGCGAGGCTGTTCCCACGGAAAAAGTGCTCAATGATAAAGGTCCGCTGAACTTCATTCTTGAGGAGCCGACACATTTAAAGTACATTGATACGTCGCTTGCGCTCCATGCTGCCCTTGCCGAACGCTTGGTTCAAGAAGCCGCGACTCTTGAAGACTCTTCCGATGCTGCTTCTGCTGAAATTTCCGCCGGACTTCGCTTCCCGCCGCAAGAAATTGAACAGCGCTTGCTCACTATTGCCATACAAAATGGCGTCATTGGCCCTGAAATTTGCAGCATGCTCGGCGGCATCCCCACCGAAATGGACTAG
- a CDS encoding GGDEF domain-containing protein — translation MEILKPMAVHPHLIVLYPQSEFAELPLELGTVVLGRGQDADIRFEDELVSRRHCALTFDGQSVTVEDLGSTNGTFVDGNYINKQILDSDNRLQIGKIVLKIAYKDSNEEAFSRELYEAATLDELTGLLNHQTFMDRSAGELVSARRGGAFVHVAMIRVDGFKQLTETNGEMCGDLILKEVARLLNDEKRDSDLLARNKGEKFMLLMNGISPEDAKKRAEKMRLVIERHIFSWMDSRIPVTISIGLVSRQGAEVTQMNELIAESDGLLNTAP, via the coding sequence ATGGAAATTTTAAAACCGATGGCCGTTCACCCGCACTTGATCGTGCTGTACCCGCAAAGTGAATTCGCGGAGCTCCCGCTTGAATTGGGGACCGTGGTGCTCGGTCGCGGACAAGACGCCGACATCCGTTTTGAAGACGAACTGGTAAGCCGCAGACATTGCGCACTCACGTTTGACGGCCAGAGCGTGACGGTCGAAGACCTCGGCAGCACGAACGGGACGTTCGTGGACGGTAACTATATAAATAAGCAAATTCTCGATTCGGACAACAGGCTCCAGATTGGTAAAATCGTACTGAAAATCGCCTACAAGGATTCGAACGAAGAAGCATTTAGTCGTGAGCTTTACGAAGCGGCGACGTTGGATGAACTGACGGGGCTTCTGAACCACCAAACATTCATGGACCGCTCGGCAGGTGAACTTGTAAGCGCCCGCCGTGGGGGTGCTTTCGTCCACGTAGCGATGATTCGCGTGGATGGATTCAAGCAACTGACGGAAACCAACGGCGAAATGTGCGGCGACCTGATTTTGAAGGAAGTAGCAAGGCTATTGAACGACGAGAAGCGTGATTCGGATTTGCTCGCACGCAACAAAGGCGAAAAGTTCATGCTCCTCATGAACGGGATTTCACCCGAAGACGCGAAAAAGCGCGCCGAAAAAATGCGTTTGGTCATTGAACGCCACATATTCTCATGGATGGATTCCAGAATCCCTGTGACGATTTCCATTGGGCTTGTGTCGCGCCAGGGCGCCGAAGTCACGCAGATGAACGAGCTCATCGCCGAAAGCGATGGACTGCTCAACACTGCGCCCTAG